The Papaver somniferum cultivar HN1 unplaced genomic scaffold, ASM357369v1 unplaced-scaffold_70, whole genome shotgun sequence genomic interval cacaatatggaTCAAAttagtttcattctcaacacactcctctttgttgcaaggtacatactccactgcggattcaagtctcaccataaggaacttttttagaacactcattgcatcatcctcaagctctaccttttgaataggttcttgatcgttataaagatcaatgctcgagtaagctacactagtttcatcatattccttttcaacTTCACCTTGATCGtaaaaagactccattgtacactcctcggggatgtcaccataaattggtcCAAGCGATGTATtttcatagtcatcgtcactatcatagttaacataagattggataccacttcccaaagattagtctttcgcagaattttgcatgtcctctttgtattattcaatgccttgtcttaaactggaaacacctttttgaagctcttggagtgatccatccaaattttgaaaatagtgttccatttgttggtaaagctcgttcgacaaggaaaaagtagaatcacttacttcagtattgctaggccaattatcttcgctttgaatgggtgaatgatcataactacgatcagaaattgggccaaacatactattagcatattcGATCGATGAAGCTGGCTCcatgcttggttgtctacaaactgactccatgctgaccataaattgttgcatttcaTCTACCAAACTAGAGGAAATATTAATAGGAGCACAAGTATCATCCCCTCTTTGTgtttgctcacttacatacccaccATAAAAAGGTTggcatgtatgagaataactaaaAGGGTACGTGGagtattgaccataaccaaaggattagttttgattgtactccccataagggtgatagttgtcatgttgttgaggttgaaagtcGTATTGATtgctccaatatgctccatccatataaattggtacctgaaacgagATTCAAAACTCGGTTAAGAACCAGGAAATaagaaaaatagaaataaaaacagaaaaataagaaaccaaaaacaagtgacaatcgCTGCCTCCCCGACAACGGGGCcgaaatttgatcgctgtcgtaggcgtcaaaaataattacacttttttactactcaaaatacataatgaagcaagggaaagaaaggattgTTCCCatagagaggtcttgggttgtcgtttgtttcggtttcctataagtaacgggggggattttctgattttctgtaactaaacaaaactaaaagcaaacaaaggaataaatcacacaattcaaatatgtgaaaggattggccaaggatatcgttttcatccacaaacatgcaTTTCaaaaataactagaattgatatttaatctcaactttattaaaagtcctaagatatcttgatcACAAGTATATCCCCCTAATtatctgatttcatcacaaccacattaaaagatgcatatgtgaattcttcctagaaagcaacctaattCAAAAATTTTGCTCtggcgattttagggtttctttttcaaaaaaaattcacgCGCCTTCATTCTCGATCATCTTTGGGTGATCAGGGATGACCGTTACGATGGCTTCTAGCCAAAAATATGTTCTTTCTTATGCGGATCTTGTAAAAGGTAAGCAGAATCACGTTTCAACATCTGTTGATCTCAATACGCTCCCCAACCCAACTGTTAAAGATGGTAAACCATCTATTGTTATTCCGGATGATATGTATCTGGAAGGGTGTGATCTATGGAAACATAGTCTTATTGGCCGCCTGGATTTTAAGACTCTCAAGTTTGAAGATGCTAAGAAAAACCTAATCAATCAATGGCAGTTTACTGAAGACAGGGTTCAGTTTATTCCAATGAATAGGggtttcttcatcatcaagttATCCTCTGTTGAAGACAAATCTAGGGTTCATGCAAAAGACGCCTGGATTGTTGAACAACAGGCTCTTACGTTGATCGAATGGTTTCGAGGATTTGATGTTGAAAAGCATAAGACCTCTCATGCTACGGTTTGGGTAAAGTTCTTAGGATTTCCTATAGAATTCTGGGTAGAGAAAACTCTCATTTCTCTTGGAAAAACTTTGGGTACGCCTGTTGTGGTTGATAGAAGGACTCTAAACCATTTTGCTTCTGTTTTGATAGACATTGATTTTTCTCAACATGACACGGAATCTGTCCATGTTCAGGTTGGTGATAGAGATTTTTGGCAAGAGATAGATATCCagaaaaaacctaaattttgttctAAATGTAAGATAATTGGTCATTCGGATGACGAATGCAGGAGGAAGAAGCATAATAAGCCTATTGCGCCTGCTCAGAAATATGACAAATTAACTGATTGGCAAGAGGCACGTAAAAAAGGAGGCATTAACACTGCTTCTGTTGTTACAAACAATGTTACCTCTATTGTTGCTACAAACAATATTTCTTCTGTGGATGTTAATAACAatgtttcttctgctgctgtttcACAAGAGGTTTTAAACGAGGAATCTAGGAGTTGCATTGATGCGGCTATTTTGGAGAAAACCAAACAGCTGGTGGAGGAAATGGTAAGGTCTGAAGCTGTTTATAGAGCGGCTTCTGCTGAGTTATTAAAATCTAAGCAGTCGAATTCAGCTCATACAGTTTTAGTTAGCAAGACTCGAGGTAAGTCTCAGAAAACTAAGTCAGATGGGTTGGTTGAACTGGATAGAACTAAACCCCCACATCCTGATAAGACTGTTACGACTCTTCCTCCAACTCCAGTGTGTGATGATTTGCTCAAGGGCTCTGAATTTTTGTCTCCTAATAAATTTGATGCTCTTAACTCTATCTTAGCCCAAGAAGGTGAAGAGGTATCTGATGTTTTTACTACTAAACATCAAGCTAAGTGTGATCAGCTTATTGCTGTGCAGAGAAGAATAGATAAACTCAATGAAAGCAATAGTACTTCAGAATCTACTTCTGGGACTCATTCCTGGTCTGACTCGGAAGAAAACAGTACGGGTTTGGGTTATAGAGCAAGAAGAGTTACTAATACTTCTCAGCTAATTAAGTCCATCCCCAAACGTTCTTAATGCGGGTCTTCTTCTGGAATATCAATGGGGTCTCTCGTGAAGAGGCTAGATGTAAGTTGCATGAATTAGTTAAGGAGTTTAAGCCTGATATTTTTTGTCTTGCAGAACCAAAAGTGTCATGTTCGAACATATTTATTAGGAGACTTAAGTTGAATGGTTACGATACAAATGTTATTCATAATTCTTCGGATTATTCTATTAGTAACTTGTGGGTGTTTACTTCAACTGAATTGGACATTTCGGTGGTTGTCAATATGAGTAGACAAACTATTTCGATTTCAGTTGATGGTGTGTGTATTACTTTCGTTCATGCTAGCTATCTTCAGGTTACTAGGAGACGCCTTTGGGAGCAGTTGAACATGGACAATGTTGATATTCCCTGGTTGCTTATCGGCGATTTTAATTGTATCTTACGTCTAGAGGAAAAGAAGGGGGGTCGTGAACCACACACTTGTGCCATTAATGAATTTGGAGACTGGATGGAAGACAATCTCTTGTTTGAAGCGGACGCTTTGGGTAATAAGTTTACGTGGTCTAATTGTCAATCAGGTTCTCGTAGAATTATAAGTAAATTGGATCGTGCTGTGATCAATGCTACTTGGTTGGCCAAAtatgagaattggcggtgtaaagctcttccaagGTAAGTTTCCGACCATTCTCCTCTCATAGGGTTTCCTTATGTGGTTTCAAGACCCCGTCGTGCTCCTTTTCGAGTAAAAAAGATGTGGTTTCTTCATAATGATTTCATGAGAATGGTTTTAGATAGTCAGTGTATGCCAGTTCATGGAACTCCGGATTTTGTCTTTCCTTTTAAGTTGAAACGATTGTAAAATGTGATGAAGGAATGGAATCTGTTGGACTTTGGTAATGTTTACTCTCGGTTGAAAAAAGATATGCTTCGGTTTGAGATAGAGGCAAGGAATTCTGATGAGGACCCTACTGATGTCTCTAAACTGAATGCGATGAAATTAGCTATGTCTTCTCTTCAGGAGACGCGTCTTCAGCATAGTACTTTGCTTAAACAGAAGTCCAGGAACTCTTGGCTGGTGGAGGGAGCAAGTAATACTGCTTTCTTTCATAATAACATCCATATTCGACAaggtaataatattatttctgaaCTTGTAGATGAGAATGATGTTACTGTTTCTGAGGTGGACCAGTTATGTGACCATGTTGTACAATTTTATGAGAATAAATTCCATGGTGAGGAATTACCTATTGAACCTCAATTGTTTGACTATGAACACCCTAGTCTCTCAGCTGTGGAAAGTTCTCAAATGGATGATATTCCATCTCCGGAAGAAATTAAAGTTGTTGTTTTCAACTTGAATGCTGATGGTGCTCCAGGACCGGATGGTTTCTCAGGTTGTTTCTATAGACATTATTGGGATATTATTGGTGAAGACTTGATTAATGTTGTCGTTTACTGTTGGCATTTGAAGAGAATCCCTAATGGTGTTAATTATATTCTTATTACTCTATTGGCCAAGGTAAGAGGGGCAAATACTCTTCGTAACTACAGACCTATAGGTCTTAGTAACTTTTTCTTTAAAGTGTTTACTAAGATTCTGGCTACTAGACTTGGTGGGGTTTTGGATAATTTGGTTTCTGAAGAACAGGTTGCTTTCATGAAGGGCCTTAATATCCATGAAAACATTAGTGTAGCTTCTGAGATGGTTAATGAACTTCATATCAAGCGGAAGGATAGCAACATCGGTCTGAaacttgatattactcaagcttttgatacCGTTAGTTGGTCTTTCGTTTTGGAGGTTTTTCGTCGATATGGTTTCTCGGAGGATTGGTGTTTATGGATTCTCAATATCTTACAATCAGCGAGAATTTCTATTCTTTTGAATGGAAGTCCTGAAGGTTACTTTAAAATCAAAAGAGGGTTACGGCAGGGTGACCCCctttctcctttaatctttgtgttgattgaggatgtgcttagtcGTAATATTACTAAGCTTTTCCATGAAAAGAAGATGTCCTACATGGTTACTCGTCAAGGTATTTCTCCCACTCAtttgttttttgctgatgatattatgattttctgtaaaggaaatatgaagagtgtcaCCAATCTGGTAAACCTTTTGGGTGCTTACCAACGTGCTTCCGGCCAGACTATGTGTCGGCAAAAGAGCAAGATTTACTATGGTGGCAGTAGTTTAAGAAGGCGTAACGATCTTGTGGATTTTCTTGGCATGA includes:
- the LOC113343977 gene encoding uncharacterized protein LOC113343977 is translated as MRVFFWNINGVSREEARCKLHELVKEFKPDIFCLAEPKVSCSNIFIRRLKLNGYDTNVIHNSSDYSISNLWVFTSTELDISVVVNMSRQTISISVDGVCITFVHASYLQVTRRRLWEQLNMDNVDIPWLLIGDFNCILRLEEKKGGREPHTCAINEFGDWMEDNLLFEADALGNKFTWSNCQSGSRRIISKLDRAVINATWLAKYENWRCKALPR
- the LOC113343975 gene encoding uncharacterized protein LOC113343975, with translation MASSQKYVLSYADLVKGKQNHVSTSVDLNTLPNPTVKDGKPSIVIPDDMYLEGCDLWKHSLIGRLDFKTLKFEDAKKNLINQWQFTEDRVQFIPMNRGFFIIKLSSVEDKSRVHAKDAWIVEQQALTLIEWFRGFDVEKHKTSHATVWVKFLGFPIEFWVEKTLISLGKTLGTPVVVDRRTLNHFASVLIDIDFSQHDTESVHVQVGDRDFWQEIDIQKKPKFCSKCKIIGHSDDECRRKKHNKPIAPAQKYDKLTDWQEARKKGGINTASVVTNNVTSIVATNNISSVDVNNNVSSAAVSQEVLNEESRSCIDAAILEKTKQLVEEMVRSEAVYRAASAELLKSKQSNSAHTVLVSKTRGKSQKTKSDGLVELDRTKPPHPDKTVTTLPPTPVCDDLLKGSEFLSPNKFDALNSILAQEGEEVSDVFTTKHQAKCDQLIAVQRRIDKLNESNSTSESTSGTHSWSDSEENSTGLGYRARRVTNTSQLIKSIPKRS